The following are from one region of the Arcobacter defluvii genome:
- the cas2 gene encoding CRISPR-associated endonuclease Cas2, with amino-acid sequence MSAYRFMWLMIMFDMPTDTKKAKKKYRYLRTKLLKEGYIMMQFSIYIRSFHSYESALNGKKKIKDFIASNTVKGKIRIIVFTDKQFANMDIIVGTKSEEEKNAPKQLLLF; translated from the coding sequence ATGAGTGCGTATAGATTTATGTGGTTGATGATAATGTTTGATATGCCTACAGATACTAAAAAGGCAAAGAAAAAATATAGATATCTTAGAACAAAACTTTTAAAAGAGGGATATATTATGATGCAGTTTTCTATTTATATTCGCTCATTTCACTCTTATGAATCAGCACTCAATGGGAAAAAGAAAATAAAAGATTTTATAGCATCTAATACTGTTAAAGGGAAGATAAGAATTATAGTATTTACTGATAAACAGTTTGCAAATATGGATATAATAGTTGGTACAAAAAGTGAAGAAGAAAAAAATGCGCCAAAACAGCTATTGCTGTTTTGA
- the cas1 gene encoding type II CRISPR-associated endonuclease Cas1: MGFQSLFITNPCKISIKDDNLVISNDDGHFKVILDNLVSIVIETTQATITTYAISRLAEEGVSILYVDKKYNLNAITLPFHTHSTFSKIVHSQIDISKPFQKKLWQELIKQKIYNQASVLEYFKKEKEANELYTYIDYVKSGDSDNVEAKAAKVYWSSLFDNFVRIQKGAEDVRNASLNYCYAVVRSAVARSITNAGLMPSFGVHHKNYFNPFNLADDLIEPFRPFVDLHIKQTLIKYNEPVLISAMKPEYVNILNLEYVNIQNNISAVRVAIDTVVQLVQKSILQKDISFLVLPKIDFQRYEDECV; encoded by the coding sequence ATGGGTTTTCAATCTTTATTTATAACAAATCCTTGTAAAATAAGTATCAAAGATGATAACCTAGTGATAAGTAATGACGATGGACATTTTAAAGTTATATTGGATAACTTAGTCTCAATCGTTATTGAAACTACACAAGCTACTATTACCACTTATGCTATCTCAAGATTAGCTGAGGAGGGTGTAAGTATTTTATATGTGGATAAAAAATATAATTTAAATGCTATAACCCTACCTTTTCATACTCATTCAACTTTTTCAAAGATAGTACACTCTCAAATAGATATCTCAAAACCTTTTCAAAAGAAACTTTGGCAAGAACTGATAAAACAAAAAATTTATAATCAAGCGAGTGTATTGGAGTATTTTAAAAAAGAAAAAGAAGCAAATGAACTTTATACTTATATTGACTATGTAAAATCAGGCGATAGTGACAATGTTGAAGCAAAAGCTGCAAAGGTGTATTGGAGCAGTTTATTTGATAATTTTGTAAGGATTCAAAAAGGAGCAGAAGATGTGCGAAATGCATCTTTAAACTACTGTTATGCCGTGGTAAGAAGTGCGGTTGCTAGATCTATTACAAATGCAGGGCTTATGCCATCATTTGGAGTACACCATAAAAACTACTTTAATCCCTTTAATCTTGCAGATGATTTAATAGAGCCTTTTCGTCCTTTTGTTGATTTGCATATAAAACAAACCCTTATAAAATATAATGAGCCAGTTTTAATCTCTGCAATGAAACCTGAATATGTAAATATATTAAACCTTGAATATGTCAATATACAAAACAATATAAGTGCTGTAAGAGTTGCTATAGATACAGTTGTGCAATTGGTACAAAAATCAATTTTACAAAAAGATATAAGCTTTTTGGTTTTACCAAAAATTGATTTTCAAAGATATGAAGATGAGTGCGTATAG
- the cas9 gene encoding type II CRISPR RNA-guided endonuclease Cas9 (Cas9, originally named Csn1, is the large, multifunctional signature protein of type II CRISPR/Cas systems. It is well known even to general audiences because its RNA-guided endonuclease activity has made it a popular tool for custom editing of eukaryotic genomes.), giving the protein MNRILSLDLGVTSCGFSVLDEVETNQYSLIDYGVVMRDNPNEGGTQSDWKAYIQQRKLKDKKKQRVKDLKDIFKSFNLNFVEKNYSNLWELRAKDSFERKLQIDELFAIFRYLAKHRGYKSLKMEDLIAEIESQEKIGNCESDDVIEPNSEEFTETLAYLDALKCKFKEKTVAQIIYDIESQKENPNFRNHNNYKYMIRREDTKDEIEKIVEAQKLFGFFKDEKEAENFKNSIIDEIIPQDPVLLNPNLINNCLIYKEEKSAPIYSYSFDIFNFYKHINDLKIGNKNATNEQKEILTNDFELKLKELKNISSYTIKGIKELLDIKDDIKISGLRETKIVKGKSVDNYLVKFNFLAHWAKFDKEIVVALKDKINYFDKIATIFHININPNALIEGFSKYFKENNLFFEEEKIKNFALSLYKNKVKGTSAYSFKALNDLIVHMKDGKNESDAKEILGVSKSEDYSSFEKSIKYLKPIDKNGTLRYEIDENSISNHVVKSLISWACRIIIDLHEKYGSFDMIKLESTRELSQPDEKKREIKSANDRIQKEWEDLKDRYKSHFEALGLNMGNNKEYLLKIKLWEQQGEIGIYSGQSLGIVDILSDKTEIEHIVPRECGGANAEYNKAIDTKNENAIKARRLPLDYLVEEKREVFLQNIDELKNSKKINFKKWLNLKAQTLDETFKEVKDDVSMHATSYTEKLLGEILKRYYPFTDKQKENQKVMHISGRATSYLRKILSIENKSRGTNFHHAEDAILIACMSKSYLQNISTNFEKNYELTRENAKDNFKKIVPFINGANPNEIFSYLQKSYTQDIEENPFYTNVIDNTLRIPAFWVSKKPIGTKAHNETIQSKKNLAYRVNIDSLLERVKPNHKMSAESFFEQYNKEILEKIQVFKDNPKDFTAQAFIKKRDNIIQLLQEANFITSKDEKADIDKKLRDEMKKPIEDVNGNTIRRVKRVGEDATIEVRNGLAYTAPSLVCLRCSFDEPKLQLQRIDIRSHVQNRNKNDTQIDIFNNDLIEIYVIKSKKIEYKAIGVLKGFTESKGGRANLRNPKYPLLKDKQPKLFQGEFSIGSTCGIKKYKTDASGRVLGFYYLGRVLEGDKEVFSKVVTYRKM; this is encoded by the coding sequence ATGAATAGGATATTAAGTTTAGATTTGGGTGTTACATCATGTGGATTTAGTGTTTTAGATGAAGTTGAAACTAATCAATATTCTCTTATAGATTATGGTGTTGTTATGAGAGACAATCCAAATGAAGGTGGTACTCAAAGTGATTGGAAAGCTTATATTCAGCAACGAAAATTAAAAGATAAGAAAAAACAAAGAGTGAAAGATTTAAAAGACATATTCAAATCTTTTAATTTAAATTTTGTAGAAAAAAACTATAGTAATCTTTGGGAGCTAAGAGCTAAAGATAGTTTTGAAAGAAAACTACAAATAGATGAACTATTTGCTATATTTAGATATTTAGCAAAACATCGTGGTTATAAATCTTTAAAAATGGAAGACTTAATTGCTGAGATTGAGTCACAAGAAAAGATAGGCAACTGTGAAAGTGATGATGTTATAGAACCTAATAGTGAAGAATTTACAGAAACATTAGCATATCTTGATGCTTTAAAGTGTAAGTTCAAAGAGAAAACAGTAGCTCAAATTATCTACGATATTGAGTCACAAAAAGAAAATCCAAATTTTAGAAACCATAACAACTACAAATATATGATAAGAAGAGAAGATACTAAAGATGAGATTGAGAAGATAGTTGAAGCTCAAAAACTGTTCGGATTTTTTAAAGATGAAAAAGAAGCAGAAAATTTTAAAAATAGTATTATAGATGAAATTATCCCACAAGACCCTGTATTACTAAATCCAAATCTTATAAATAATTGCTTGATTTATAAAGAAGAAAAATCTGCTCCAATCTACTCATATAGTTTTGATATTTTTAATTTTTATAAACATATAAATGATTTAAAAATAGGAAATAAAAATGCTACAAATGAACAAAAAGAGATATTAACCAATGATTTTGAACTCAAACTAAAGGAGTTGAAAAATATCTCATCTTATACCATTAAAGGTATAAAAGAGTTACTTGATATAAAAGATGATATAAAAATATCTGGACTTCGCGAAACAAAGATAGTTAAAGGAAAAAGTGTAGATAATTATTTGGTAAAATTTAACTTTTTAGCACATTGGGCAAAGTTTGATAAAGAGATTGTAGTAGCTTTAAAAGATAAAATAAATTATTTTGACAAAATAGCTACAATATTTCATATCAATATAAATCCAAATGCTTTAATTGAAGGGTTTAGTAAATATTTTAAAGAAAACAATCTCTTTTTTGAAGAGGAAAAGATTAAAAACTTTGCTTTATCTCTTTACAAAAATAAAGTTAAAGGAACTTCGGCTTATTCATTTAAAGCATTAAATGATTTGATAGTGCATATGAAAGATGGTAAAAATGAAAGTGATGCAAAAGAGATTTTAGGGGTAAGTAAAAGTGAAGATTATTCATCTTTTGAGAAAAGCATAAAGTATTTAAAACCAATAGATAAAAATGGAACACTCCGATATGAGATAGATGAAAATAGTATCTCAAACCATGTAGTAAAATCGCTTATTTCTTGGGCTTGTAGAATTATTATAGATTTACATGAAAAGTATGGTTCTTTTGATATGATAAAACTCGAATCAACTAGAGAACTTTCACAACCTGATGAGAAAAAAAGGGAGATAAAAAGTGCAAATGATAGAATACAAAAAGAGTGGGAAGATTTAAAAGATAGATATAAAAGTCATTTTGAAGCATTGGGCTTAAATATGGGCAATAATAAAGAGTATCTTTTAAAAATAAAGCTTTGGGAACAGCAAGGAGAAATAGGGATATATTCAGGGCAAAGTCTTGGGATAGTTGATATCCTTAGTGATAAAACGGAGATAGAGCATATTGTACCAAGAGAGTGTGGTGGGGCAAATGCTGAATACAATAAAGCAATAGATACAAAAAATGAAAATGCTATAAAAGCTAGAAGATTGCCATTGGATTATCTTGTTGAAGAAAAAAGAGAAGTTTTTTTACAAAATATAGATGAACTAAAAAATAGTAAAAAAATAAACTTTAAAAAATGGTTGAATTTAAAAGCACAAACTTTAGATGAAACTTTTAAAGAGGTAAAAGATGATGTAAGTATGCATGCTACTAGTTATACGGAAAAACTATTGGGTGAGATTTTAAAAAGATATTATCCATTTACAGATAAACAAAAAGAGAACCAAAAAGTGATGCATATCTCTGGTCGAGCAACTTCATATTTAAGAAAAATATTAAGTATAGAAAATAAAAGTAGAGGTACAAATTTTCACCATGCAGAAGATGCGATTTTAATAGCTTGTATGAGTAAATCTTATCTTCAAAATATCTCAACAAATTTTGAAAAAAACTATGAGCTAACACGTGAAAATGCAAAAGATAACTTTAAAAAAATAGTACCCTTCATAAATGGTGCAAATCCAAATGAGATATTTAGTTATTTGCAAAAAAGCTATACACAAGATATAGAGGAAAATCCATTTTATACAAATGTGATAGATAATACTCTAAGGATTCCTGCATTTTGGGTGTCTAAAAAACCTATAGGAACAAAAGCTCACAATGAAACTATTCAATCTAAAAAGAACTTAGCTTATCGTGTTAATATAGATAGTTTACTTGAAAGGGTAAAGCCAAATCACAAAATGAGTGCTGAGAGTTTTTTTGAACAATACAATAAAGAAATCTTAGAAAAAATTCAAGTTTTTAAAGATAATCCAAAAGATTTTACAGCTCAAGCATTTATAAAAAAAAGGGATAATATCATTCAGTTATTACAAGAAGCAAATTTTATAACATCAAAAGATGAAAAAGCAGATATAGATAAAAAGCTAAGAGATGAGATGAAAAAACCTATTGAAGATGTAAATGGCAATACTATAAGAAGAGTAAAAAGAGTTGGAGAAGATGCAACCATTGAGGTACGAAATGGTCTTGCATATACTGCACCATCATTGGTTTGTTTACGATGTAGTTTTGATGAGCCTAAATTACAACTTCAAAGAATAGATATAAGAAGTCATGTTCAAAATAGAAATAAAAATGATACACAAATAGATATATTTAATAATGACTTGATTGAAATATATGTTATTAAATCTAAAAAAATTGAATATAAAGCTATAGGAGTATTAAAGGGATTTACAGAAAGTAAAGGTGGAAGAGCAAATTTAAGAAATCCAAAATATCCACTTCTAAAAGACAAACAACCTAAATTATTTCAAGGAGAATTTTCTATAGGTTCAACTTGCGGTATCAAAAAATACAAAACTGATGCAAGTGGTAGAGTTCTTGGATTTTATTATTTAGGTAGAGTTTTAGAAGGTGATAAAGAAGTGTTTTCAAAAGTAGTGACATATAGGAAGATGTGA
- a CDS encoding tyrosine-type recombinase/integrase, whose product MIKTNLTGIYFRETTTNDKIDKTYYITYKNEQNKKVWQKIGKYSEGIREAYCNQKRNEILTKQRNGEEPPVIAQKKKRNVLSIETIANEYFTLRKDGKSKLTDKSHFTHYILPYFKNLDFENITKDEIQKFTFQLKKTKSVLKKELLADKSINNILNFLKALIKYAFKNDFIKNDFSKYIILLDIDNARERFLTKEEIETLYENSKDDETLFLLFNLALKTGGRLETLLNIQKKDIDFSHNLLTLKDFKNNSTYKAFLTDDLKSLLEKKVVDLKLNDQLFPSNPERRLRKILDELFNEGIDFNDRKNKIVFHSLRHTFASHLAIIGTPIFTIQKLMNHKDIRMTLRYAKLAPDSGKAFVEKLPF is encoded by the coding sequence ATGATTAAAACAAATCTAACTGGCATCTATTTTAGAGAAACTACTACAAATGACAAAATTGATAAAACTTATTATATCACATACAAAAATGAACAAAATAAAAAAGTATGGCAAAAAATAGGTAAATATTCAGAAGGAATAAGAGAAGCATATTGTAATCAAAAAAGAAATGAAATACTCACAAAACAAAGAAATGGTGAAGAACCACCTGTAATTGCACAAAAGAAAAAAAGAAATGTTTTATCTATTGAAACTATTGCAAATGAATATTTTACTTTGAGAAAAGATGGAAAATCAAAACTTACTGATAAATCTCATTTTACTCATTACATTCTACCCTACTTTAAAAATCTAGATTTTGAAAATATAACAAAAGATGAAATACAAAAATTTACTTTTCAACTAAAAAAAACAAAATCTGTATTGAAAAAAGAATTATTGGCTGATAAATCTATTAATAATATACTTAACTTCTTAAAAGCTCTTATAAAATATGCTTTTAAAAATGATTTTATAAAAAATGATTTTTCTAAATATATAATCTTACTCGATATAGATAATGCAAGAGAAAGATTTTTAACAAAAGAAGAAATCGAAACGCTTTATGAAAATTCAAAAGATGATGAAACACTTTTTTTACTTTTTAATCTTGCATTAAAAACAGGAGGAAGACTAGAAACTCTTTTAAATATACAAAAAAAAGATATTGATTTCAGCCATAATTTGCTTACATTAAAAGATTTTAAAAATAATAGTACATATAAAGCTTTTTTAACAGATGATTTAAAAAGTCTATTGGAAAAAAAAGTTGTTGATTTGAAATTAAATGATCAACTATTTCCTTCAAATCCAGAAAGAAGATTAAGAAAAATACTTGATGAACTTTTCAATGAAGGAATAGATTTTAATGATAGAAAAAACAAAATAGTTTTCCATTCTCTAAGACACACTTTTGCAAGTCATCTAGCGATAATAGGAACTCCAATCTTTACAATTCAAAAATTGATGAATCATAAAGATATAAGAATGACGTTAAGATATGCAAAACTTGCACCAGATAGTGGAAAAGCTTTTGTTGAAAAATTACCTTTTTAA